A section of the candidate division WOR-3 bacterium genome encodes:
- the rpmD gene encoding 50S ribosomal protein L30, whose product MKKLKVTLIKSLIDTKPVHKKNALALGLKRLNSSRIHNDTPVIRGMIEKIKHLVKVEYVD is encoded by the coding sequence ATGAAAAAACTGAAGGTTACATTAATTAAGAGTTTAATTGACACTAAACCAGTGCATAAGAAGAATGCTTTAGCATTAGGTTTGAAAAGGTTAAATAGTTCCAGAATTCATAATGACACTCCAGTGATTCGAGGAATGATTGAAAAAATTAAACATTTAGTAAAGGTAGAATATGTTGATTGA